From Pararhizobium sp. A13:
TCTATGAAAACGTCAACCTCGCCGTCTCCAAGGTTTTCGGCAGGACCAAGAGCAAGGCGGAACGCCATGAGTGGGTCATGGCCAATCTCGACCTCGTCCAGATGGGCCATGCCAAGGACAAGCGGCCGTCCGAGATTTCCGGCGGCATGAAGCAGCGCGTCGGCATCGCCCGGGCGCTCGCCATGGAGCCGAAGATCCTGCTGCTCGACGAACCCTTCGGCGCGCTCGACGCCCTGACGCGGGCGCATCTGCAGGACGCGGTGATGGAAATCCACGCCCGCCTCGGCAACACCATGGTCATGATCACTCACGATGTCGATGAAGCCGTGCTTTTGTCCGACCGGATCGTCATGATGACCAACGGTCCTGCAGCCAAGATCGGCGAAGTCCTCGACGTGCCGATTGCCCGGCCACGCAACCGCATCGAGCTCGCCTCAGACCGCACCTATCTCAAGTGTCGGGAGGCGGTCCTGAAGTTCCTCTATGAACGCCACCGCTTCGTCGAAGCAGCGGAGTAAGCCCATGACCCAGAAACTCGTCATCATCGGCAACGGCATGGCCCCCGGGCGCATGCTGGAGCACCTGCTGGAACAGGCGCCAGGCCTCTATGAGGTGACCATCTTCAATGCCGAACCGCGCGTCAACTACGACCGCATCATGCTCTCACCGGTCCTTTCCGGCGAAAAGAGCTATGAGGAAATCGTCATCCACGGCGACGGCTGGTACATCGAACACGGCATCACGCTCTACAAGGGCCACAAGATCGTCTCGATCGACCGCGCCAAGAAGACCGTCACCTCCGATCATGGCGTGACGGAAAGCTATGACAAGCTCGTCGTCGCGACCGGCTCCGTGCCCTTCATCATCCCGGTACCCGGCAAGGATCTGCCCGGCGTCATCACCTACCGCGACCTCGACGACGTCAACGCCATGCTGCTCGCCGCCCAGTCGCGCGAAAAGGCGGTCGTCATCGGCGGTGGCCTGCTCGGGCTCGAGGCGGCGGCAGGTCTTGCCTCGCGCGGCATGGATGTGACTGTCCTGCATGTCATGCCGACGCTGATGGAACGTCAGCTCGATCCCGCCGCCGGCTACCTCTTGCAGAAGGCCGTCGAGGAACGCGGCATCAAGGTCATCTGCAAGGCCAACACGAAGGCGATCATCGGCGATGGCAAGGTCGAGGGCATCGAGCTCGACAACGGCACGATCATTCCCGCGACACTCGTCGTCATGGCGGTCGGCATCCGTCCGAATGCCAATCTCGCCAAGGAAGCGGGGCTTGCTGTCAATCGCGGCATCGTTGTCGATGCCGGCATGCAGACCTCCGATGGCGATATCCTGGCGCTCGGCGAATGCGCCGAAGTCGGCGGCATGGTCTATGGCCTCGTCGCACCGCTCTACGAAATGGCCCGCATCGCCGCTTCGCATCTGGCGGGCGATCGTACGCCCGCTTTCGTGCATTCGGACACGCCGACCAAGCTCAAGGTCACCGGCATCAACCTCTTCTCCCTCGGCGATTTCGCCGAAGGCGACGACCGCGAGGAGATCGTGCTGCGCGACGCGACGGCCGGTGTCTACAAGCGTCTGGTGCTGAAGGACAACCGCATCATCGGCACCGTGCTTTACGGCGAAACGGCCGACGGCGCCTGGTTCAACGACCTGAAGAAGAAAGCCACCGATATCTCGGAAATGCGTGAAACGCTCATTTTCGGCCAGGCCTACCAGGGAGGGTCCCCGCTGGACCCTATGGCGGCCGTTGCAGCCTTGCCGGATGATGCGGAAATCTGCGGCTGCAACGGCGTCTGCAAGGGCAAGATCACGGGTACGATCACCGCGAAGGGACTGAGCTCGCTCGACGACGTGCGGGCCCACACCAAGGCATCCGCCTCCTGCGGCTCCTGCACCGGGCTTGTCGAACAGCTGATGTCGATCACGCTCGGCGATGCCTATAATCCGGCCGCCGTTCAGCCGATGTGCACCTGCACCGAGCTCGGACATGACGACGTGCGCCGCCTGATCAAGGCCAAGGGTCTGAAGACCATTCCGGCGGTCATGCAGGAACTGGAATGGAAGACCTCCTGTGGCTGCGCCAAATGCCGCCCGGCCCTCAACTACTACCTCGTCTGCGACTGGCCGGACGAATATGCCGACGATTACCAGTCGCGCTTCATCAACGAGCGCGTCCACGCCAACATCCAGAAGGACGGTACCTACTCCGTCGTGCCGCGCATGTGGGGCGGCGTGACGAATTCGAAGGAACTGCGCGCCATCGCCGACGTGGTCGACAAGTTCGAGGTGCCGCTGGTCAAGGTCACCGGCGGCCAGCGCATCGACCTTCTCGGCATCGAGAAGGAAGACCTGCCCGCCGTCTGGGCCGATCTCGGCAAGGCCGGCTTCGTCTCCGGCCAGGCCTATGCGAAGGGCCTGCGCACCGTAAAAACCTGCGTCGGTTCCGACTGGTGCCGCTTCGGCACGCAGGATTCGACCGGGCTCGGCATCCGCATCGAGAAGTTCATGTGGGGCTCCTGGACGCCGGCCAAGCTCAAGATGGCCGTCTCCGGCTGTCCGCGCAACTGCGCCGAGGCAACCTGCAAGGATATCGGGGTCATCTGCGTCGATTCGGGCTTCGAGATCCATTTTGCAGGGGCTGCCGGTCTCGACATCAAGGGCACCGAAGTCCTTGGCCTCGTGAAAACCGAGGACGAGGCTTTGCAATACATCGTGGCGCTGACGCAGATGTACCGCGAGCAGGGCCGCTATCTGGAGCGCATCTACAAATGGGCCAAGCGCATCGGTCTCGACGAGATCCGCCGCCAGATCATGGGCGATGCGGAGAAGCGCCAGGCCTACTACGACCGCTTCGTCTTCTCCCAGAAATTCGCCCAGATCGACCCCTGGTCGGAGCGCGTCTCCGGCAAGGACAAGCATGAGTTCCGGCCGATGGCGACGGTTGGATACTCGGAAGCGGCGGAGTAACTACCTCCCCCTTGAGGGGGGAGGTCGCGCGGAACGCGCGGGTGGGGGTGATATCGGGTACCGCGACAGGTCACCCCACCCCGGAGCTGCGCTCCGACCCTCCCCCTCAAGGGGAGGGTAAAGGGTCGATGCCGCCGCGTACTAAGAGAGCAAAGGGAACCAACAGATGAACTGGATCGCAATCGGCGACATCAACGACATCCCGCTGCGCGGCGCCCGCTGCGTGAAGACGCCGCAGGGCAAGATCGCCGTGTTCCGCACGGCCGAAAACGAGGTCTTCGCCATCGAGGATCACTGCCCGCACAAGGGCGGGCCGCTCAGCCAGGGCATCGTTCACGGCAAGGCCGTCACCTGCCCGCTGCACAACTGGGTGATCTCGCTCGAAAGCGGCAAGGCGCTCGGCGCCGATGACGGCTCAGTGCGGACGATCGCCGTGCGCAACGAGGACGGTGCGCTCTCCATAGCGCTCGAAAGCCTGATGATGGCGGCGGAATAGGCGCATGGAGCAAGAAATACCCCCCTCTGTCGCTTCGCGACATCTCCCCCTCAAGGGGGGAGATC
This genomic window contains:
- a CDS encoding ABC transporter ATP-binding protein, with amino-acid sequence MNAYLKLDHIDKHFDRGGQRAEVLKGVNLTIDKGEFVSIIGHSGCGKSTLLNLIAGLTPVSSGAVLLENREVNAPGPERAVVFQNHSLLPWLTVYENVNLAVSKVFGRTKSKAERHEWVMANLDLVQMGHAKDKRPSEISGGMKQRVGIARALAMEPKILLLDEPFGALDALTRAHLQDAVMEIHARLGNTMVMITHDVDEAVLLSDRIVMMTNGPAAKIGEVLDVPIARPRNRIELASDRTYLKCREAVLKFLYERHRFVEAAE
- the nirB gene encoding nitrite reductase large subunit NirB; amino-acid sequence: MTQKLVIIGNGMAPGRMLEHLLEQAPGLYEVTIFNAEPRVNYDRIMLSPVLSGEKSYEEIVIHGDGWYIEHGITLYKGHKIVSIDRAKKTVTSDHGVTESYDKLVVATGSVPFIIPVPGKDLPGVITYRDLDDVNAMLLAAQSREKAVVIGGGLLGLEAAAGLASRGMDVTVLHVMPTLMERQLDPAAGYLLQKAVEERGIKVICKANTKAIIGDGKVEGIELDNGTIIPATLVVMAVGIRPNANLAKEAGLAVNRGIVVDAGMQTSDGDILALGECAEVGGMVYGLVAPLYEMARIAASHLAGDRTPAFVHSDTPTKLKVTGINLFSLGDFAEGDDREEIVLRDATAGVYKRLVLKDNRIIGTVLYGETADGAWFNDLKKKATDISEMRETLIFGQAYQGGSPLDPMAAVAALPDDAEICGCNGVCKGKITGTITAKGLSSLDDVRAHTKASASCGSCTGLVEQLMSITLGDAYNPAAVQPMCTCTELGHDDVRRLIKAKGLKTIPAVMQELEWKTSCGCAKCRPALNYYLVCDWPDEYADDYQSRFINERVHANIQKDGTYSVVPRMWGGVTNSKELRAIADVVDKFEVPLVKVTGGQRIDLLGIEKEDLPAVWADLGKAGFVSGQAYAKGLRTVKTCVGSDWCRFGTQDSTGLGIRIEKFMWGSWTPAKLKMAVSGCPRNCAEATCKDIGVICVDSGFEIHFAGAAGLDIKGTEVLGLVKTEDEALQYIVALTQMYREQGRYLERIYKWAKRIGLDEIRRQIMGDAEKRQAYYDRFVFSQKFAQIDPWSERVSGKDKHEFRPMATVGYSEAAE
- the nirD gene encoding nitrite reductase small subunit NirD encodes the protein MNWIAIGDINDIPLRGARCVKTPQGKIAVFRTAENEVFAIEDHCPHKGGPLSQGIVHGKAVTCPLHNWVISLESGKALGADDGSVRTIAVRNEDGALSIALESLMMAAE